From Vitis vinifera cultivar Pinot Noir 40024 chromosome 3, ASM3070453v1, the proteins below share one genomic window:
- the LOC100248664 gene encoding uncharacterized protein LOC100248664 isoform X1, with amino-acid sequence MADSDSKPKQKHTKKKRKLKVPEDDRRPSKTQRFDFLEKEKEKDAKEERPIRRPEEGRPWGNLQLILSLQNKEILLQEKVQLAYDFVATRATEEEEDTEQGFETVSLSRVIIFLNDWIQSLLISSEKKSKVDLDKTQFQVVGTCLDFRCWEIFKFCLEESLERHVPLNISRNLLKAIHCIARNALSQLNDASLHAKESFFIVEGFELYGTVLSCVSLVFSSHNGLSNENLDLWISTVDAVLELVHKIYTDNIAGGNAGKFVLQFSCLVLEPFSKFLRVHPCRKNGFHDFVDKLLELLLHLLGVLNLQADGNNPGWTRDLLKLVEEVLSHGLFHPAHIDGFLSLHGKEKHGKEYDGQSEEPKMVVKSYHRHLFDKLEKIVAAKKVLPLSGIGELFHLLVVQVKKQKGALVLSEGTKIVGKTVGFIHSEDYFSGHMSMMFAGNHSVLSENSYLSSSLNSETRKSLFDFFVQIMEPLLFQIKGYLQTKLEVGPALLDVHCTLKSTNKLLASFMHEKVYVQTEDTHEGACLNFLKVVYDRIMSFSVEINQMWLSTVDADKGIHVDTLNLIGKELIAALGYFLEIDYEVIGNDLVSLWLMMLSFLAIGLSSMDMSDQSSLSSKMVDVGCQLINLYSELRQVNNAIFALCKAVRLLVSHDSDCELNYSGFMSCTNSASYEACAKSVEMLLCSQEFKFAIYNAIRSIPEGQASECVRQLTTDISDSLKWMKTSCSVASGKESGNAKQSGSLLGFDLQVELLGKGLAEIYTLVLDSLNVTTGNSSLLGVSIEGLMTVMRPGMSSLVALQLDGVNEFISAVTERIFYNRVAECKNDFRKLRASTQWIFVLFFRLYMSCRSLYRQSISLVPPTSAKKMSAVMGDFYIAHTGRDWVEKTDWTEQGYFSWIVQPSASLPNIIQSILDLYPQDRVVTCSPLVYVLHTMALQRLVDLNRQIKSFEYLLQSNNKLVQEKLMDDDGLSQCHEKDIKSNKKKSRKWKRFIAVLREEATGLTDFMMGSVSLVTKKQQCFSSFDDTTCKDTCAKALHEDDAWDLGVCAVNEITLPTAIWWVLCQNIDIWCTHAAKKKLKTFLSLLICTSLPHIGSSFGEVKKHNTNEPGYQRKVSVGQISMELLSDTTLYEQKFVCRHIASRFCRNLEKSLSPLLSDAAYRDFDFNSSPNWQEVLSAFDNLSVVVSGAKYVTNDCASVAELTSHLSNRLPTEFNEEKKAFLLQSMEFTACQSSLNLLCWMPKGYLNSRSFSLYTTCILNLERFVVCRLIKCHCALCSHNHYELYRLFLSCRRTLKHLIMAFCEEKMEASQSSLTSIFPEVSFPVLWLLKSVSVMVGLQHTFSEDRASQFRYMSFSLMDQTSYVFLMFSKSQFSHVVHFSMNVKKSCAEQLNSDLVHEESHLTETDPCSDSSKAVDAWKNVVLVAEALKEQTENLLISLKDALCNKRVEVGTVDLNRLSSLVSCFQGFMWGLASAMNHIDVKECDDEMKLLKWKNEPFSKLNLCINVFTDFIDFSLCMFLIEDDQQPEGLGGAQNLSGLDQKNDCSLEPYGGENDISCANKQQKSKTARSSGSLHIDNDSENTGGQEMRLQLDSAVCATNFLSDVDLFELRRLNRPLLRSLLKGDNPEAAFFLRELFIASSAILRLNLQINCIPLSSCFVPIFNGISQLLLLELANMADVPQPISLVWLDGVLKYLEELGNQFPLTNPTLYRDVYAKLIDLHLKAIGKCISLQGKRATLASHDAESSTKTLDSHVGLSDASLSHGPYCFDEFKSRLRMSFKVFIKKPSELHLLSAIQALERALVGVQEGCMVIYDVNTGSAHGGKVSSITAAGIDCLDLVLEFVSGRKRLSVVKRHLKSLIAGLFNIVLHLQSPFIFYRKLIHNKGQTDPDPGSVILMCIEVLTRISGKHALFQMDPCHLQQCLRIPAALFQSFRGLRLSDAPASYNFFMFSDNQDNGSLESMDSCTVDRQFTIDLFAACCRLLNTVLKHHKSECEQCIALLEDSVCVLLRCLETVDADSVVRKGYFSWEVEEGVKCACFLRRIYEEMRQQKDVFRQHCFKFLSNYIWIYSGYGPLKTGIRREIDDALRPGVYALIDACSADDLQYLHTVFGEGPCRSTLATLQHDYKLNFQYEGKV; translated from the exons ATGGCGGATTCAGATTCGAAGCCGAAACAGAAACAcacaaagaagaagagaaagttAAAAGTCCCAGAGGATGATCGAAGACCTTCCAAAACGCAGCGTTTCGATTTtctagagaaagagaaagagaaagatgCAAAAGAAGAACGCCCGATTCGGAGGCCAGAAGAAGGTCGTCCGTGGGGGAATCTGCAGCTGATTTTATCATTACAGAACAAAGAAATTCTTCTTCAAGA GAAGGTCCAGCTTGCATATGATTTTGTTGCTACAAGAGCCACAGAAGAAGAGGAGGACACTGAGCAAGGTTTTGAAACAGTGAGCCTTTCACGAGTAATTATTTTCCTGAATGATTGGATCCAGTCATTGTTGATTTCTTCGGAAAAGAAAAGTAAGGTTGATTTGGACAAAACTCAGTTCCAAGTTGTTGGGACATGTTTGGATTTTAGATGCTGGGAGATTTTTAAGTTCTGTTTAGAGGAGTCTTTGGAACGGCATGTTCCACTAAACATCTCACGAAACTTGTTAAAAGCTATTCATTGCATTGCAAGGAATGCATTATCCCAACTGAATGATGCATCTTTGCATGCAaaggagtcattttttattgttgaagGGTTTGAATTGTATGGTACTGTTCTTAGTTGTGTTTCACTGGTGTTCTCATCTCATAATGGTTTGTCAAATGAAAATTTAGACTTGTGGATTTCAACTGTTGATGCCGTGCTTGAGCTTGTTCACAAAATTTACACCGACAACATAGCAGGTGGCAACGCGGGCAAATTTGTCCTGCAGTTCTCATGTTTAGTACTTGAGCCATTCAGCAAGTTTTTGAGGGTCCATCCATGTCGTAAAAATGGTTTTCATGATTTCGTGGATAAACTTCTTGAGCTGCTACTGCATTTGTTGGGTGTCTTAAATCTTCAGGCTGATGGAAATAATCCTGGATGGACAAGAGACCTGTTGAAGTTGGTTGAAGAGGTTTTATCCCATGGGCTGTTTCATCCAGCCCACATTGATGGGTTTCTCAGCTTACATGGTAAAGAAAAGCATGGAAAAGAATATGATGGGCAATCAGAAGAGCCAAAAATGGTTGTTAAAAGTTATCACAGACATTTGTTTGATAAACTGGAAAAAATTGTGGCTGCCAAGAAGGTATTACCATTGAGTGGCATAGGAGAACTATTTCATTTGCTTGTTGTTCAAGTAAAAAAGCAAAAAGGAGCCTTGGTGTTGTCAGAAGGTACCAAGATTGTAGGGAAGACGGTAGGTTTCATTCACTCGGAAGATTATTTTTCTGGTCATATGTCTATGATGTTTGCTGGGAACCATAGTGTGCTTTCTGAAAACAGTTATTTGTCAAGTAGTTTGAATTCAGAGACAAGGAAGtctctttttgatttttttgtacAGATTATGGAGCCTTTGCTGTTTCAGATAAAAGGCTATCTCCAAACCAAACTGGAAGTGGGACCTGCATTATTGGATGTTCATTGTACTCTCAAATCTACCAATAAGTTACTTGCTAGCTTTATGCATGAGAAGGTTTATGTACAAACAGAAGATACCCATGAAGGAGCTTGTCTTAATTTCTTGAAGGTGGTTTACGATAGGATCATGTCATTTTCGGtcgaaataaatcaaatgtGGCTGTCAACGGTTGATGCAGACAAGGGGATACATGTTGATACTTTAAATTTAATAGGCAAGGAGCTTATTGCTGCATTAGGTTATTTCTTGGAAATTGATTATGAGGTTATTGGTAATGATTTAGTAAGCTTATGGCTCATGATGCTTTCATTCTTGGCCATTGGCCTTTCTTCAATGGACATGTCAGATCAATCTTCTTTATCTTCAAAGATGGTGGATGTTGGTTGCCAGCTGATAAACCTCTATAGTGAACTTCGACAG GTGAATAATGCTATTTTTGCACTCTGTAAAGCAGTGAGGCTTTTGGTATCACATGATAGTGATTGTGAACTGAATTATTCTGGATTTATGTCCTGCACAAATTCTGCATCCTATGAAGCATGTGCAAAATCAGTGGAAATGTTATTGTGCTCgcaagagttcaaatttgccATTTATAATGCTATTAGATCTATACCAGAAGGGCAAGCAAGTGAATGTGTTCGACAATTAACAACAGATATTTCAGATTCACTGAAGTGGATGAAAACAAGTTGCTCTGTGGCTTCTGGAAAAGAATCTGGAAACGCAAAGCAAAGTGGTAGCCTACTGGGTTTTGATCTGCAAGTGGAACTTCTGGGAAAAGGTTTGGCAGAAATATATACACTGGTGCTAGATTCTCTGAATGTCACAACAGGTAATAGTAGTCTCTTAGGAGTTTCTATAGAGGGCCTAATGACAGTTATGCGCCCTGGCATGAGTAGTCTGGTTGCACTACAGCTAGATGGTGTCAATGAGTTCATTTCTGCTGTCACAGAAAGAATCTTCTACAACAGGGTGGCTGAATGCAAAAATGATTTCAGAAAATTAAGAGCATCCACTCAGTGGATCTTTGTTTTATTCTTTCGTTTGTACATGTCCTGTCGAAGCTTATACAGGCAATCAATCAGCCTTGTGCCTCCAACTTCAGCAAAAAAGATGTCTGCAGTAATGGGGGACTTCTATATAGCACACACTGGAAGGGATTGGGTGGAGAAAACTGATTGGACGGAACAAGGCTATTTTTCTTGGATTGTCCAACCTTCTGCTTCCCTTCCTAATATTATACAATCTATTTTAGACCTTTATCCTCAGGATAGAGTTGTAACTTGCTCTCCTCTGGTTTATGTGTTGCACACCATGGCTCTTCAGAGGCTTGTTGATTTGAATAGGCAGATTAAATCATTTGAGTATTTACTGCAGAGTAATAATAAGTTAGTCCAAGAAAAGTTAATGGATGATGATGGCTTATCACAGTGTCATGAAAAAGACATAAAgtctaataaaaagaaaagcagAAAGTGGAAACGTTTTATTGCTGTTTTGAGGGAAGAGGCGACGGGCCTTACTGATTTCATGATGGGATCTGTCTCATTAGTGACCAAAAAGCAACAGTGTTTCTCCAGTTTTGATGATACAACTTGTAAGGATACATGCGCCAAAGCTCTTCATGAGGATGATGCATGGGATTTGGGTGTTTGTGCTGTGAATGAGATAACATTGCCCACTGCAATTTGGTGGGTTCTTTGccaaaatattgatatttggTGCACTCATGCTGCTAAGAAGAAGTTGAAGACGTTCCTCTCACTTTTAATATGTACTTCTCTTCCTCATATTGGAAGCAGTTTTGGAGAGGTTAAAAAACACAACACCAATGAACCTGGCTATCAGAGGAAAGTATCGGTGGGGCAAATCTCGATGGAACTTCTAAGTGACACCACTCTGTATGAACAAAAA TTTGTTTGCAGGCACATTGCATCAAGGTTTTGCCGTAATCTGGAGAAGTCATTATCACCATTACTTAGTGATGCAGCATACAGAGATTTTGACTTCAATTCATCACCCAATTGGCAAGAGGTTTTAAGTGCCTTTGACAACTTATCAGTGGTTGTTTCAGGCGCCAAGTATGTAACTAATGATTGTGCTTCAGTGGCAGAACTGACTTCTCATCTATCTAATAGGCTGCCTACAGAATTTAATGAGGAAAAGAAAGCCTTTCTTTTACAGAGCATGGAATTTACAGCTTGTCAAAGTTCGCTTAATCTATTGTGCTGGATGCCAAAAGGATATTTAAATTCTAGATCATTCTCCCTTTATACAACTTGTattctcaaccttgaaag GTTTGTGGTTTGCAGGTTAATAAAGTGTCATTGTGCATTATGTTCCCATAATCATTATGAGCTTTACAGATTGTTTTTGTCTTGCCGGAGGACCTTGAAACATCTGATAATGGCATTTTGTGAGGAGAAAATGGAAGCTAGTCAATCCTCACTTACTTCAATATTTCCTGAGGTTTCATTTCCTGTTTTATGGCTTTTAAAGTCAGTATCTGTGATGGTTGGGCTTCAACACACATTTTCAGAGGATAGAGCTAGCCAATTTAGATATATGTCCTTCTCATTGATGGATCAAACCTCATATGTGTTTTTGATGTTTAGCAAAAGTCAGTTTAGTCATGTGGTTCACTTCAGTATGAATGTGAAGAAGTCTTGTGCAGAACAACTTAATTCTGATCTTGTCCATGAGGAGAGTCATTTAACTGAAACTGATCCTTGTTCGGATTCCTCAAAAGCTGTTGATGCATGGAAAAATGTGGTCCTTGTTGCTGAAGCCTTAAAGGAACAGACAGAAAATCTTCTCATCTCTCTAAAGGATGCCCTTTGTAACAAGAGGGTGGAAGTTGGAACTGTGGATTTAAATAGATTATCTTCTCTAGTGTCATGCTTTCAAGGGTTTATGTGGGGCCTTGCATCTGCCATGAACCATATAGATGTGAAGGAGTGTGATGATGAAATGAAATTGTTGAAATGGAAGAATGAACCTTTCTCCAAACTCAACCTTTGTATAAATGTCTTCAcagattttattgatttttcctTATGCATGTTTCTTATTGAGGATGATCAACAGCCTGAAGGTTTAGGTGGTGCTCAAAATCTTTCTGGGTTGGACCAGAAAAATGACTGTTCACTTGAACCCTATGGTGGTGAGAATGATATTTCATGTGCTAACAAGCAACAGAAATCCAAAACTGCAAGGAGCTCAGGATCATTGCACATCGACAATGATTCTGAAAATACTGGTGGTCAAGAAATGAGGTTGCAGTTGGACAGTGCAGTCTGTGCTACCAATTTCCTGTCTGATGTTGATTTGTTTGAGCTACGACGATTAAATAGGCCTTTGCTGCGAAGCTTGTTAAAAGGTGATAATCCTGAAGCAGCTTTTTTTCTCAGAGAGTTATTTATAGCTTCTTCAGCTATTCTGAGGCTAAATTTGCAGATCAACTGTATTCCCTTATCATCATGCTTTGTGCCTATTTTTAATGGCATTTCACAACTTTTGTTATTGGAATTGGCAAACATGGCTGATGTGCCACAGCCAATTTCTTTGGTGTGGTTAGACGGTGTTTTAAAATATCTGGAGGAATTAGGGAATCAATTTCCTTTAACTAATCCTACCTTGTACAGAGATGTTTATGCCAAGCTGATAGATCTTCACTTGAAGGCCATAGGAAAATGCATTTCTTTGCAGGGGAAAAGAGCTACTCTAGCATCCCATGACGCAGAGTCAAGTACCAAGACACTCGACAGTCATGTAGGATTATCTGATGCATCTCTTTCTCATGGGCCATATTGCTTCGATGAATTTAAATCAAGGTTGAGGATGTCATTCAAAGTGTTTATAAAGAAGCCATCAGAGTTGCATTTATTATCTGCTATACAGGCTTTAGAGAGAGCACTAGTTGGAGTACAGGAAGGCTGCATGGTGATCTATGATGTAAATACTGGAAGTGCACATGGGGGAAAGGTTTCCTCAATCACTGCAGCTGGCATTGACTGCTTGGATTTGGTGCTTGAATTTGTTTCAG GACGCAAACGATTGAGTGTGGTTAAAAGACACTTAAAGAGCTTAATTGCTGGCCTGTTCAACATAGTTTTGCACTTGCAGAGCCCTTTTATATTCTATAGGAAATTGATCCATAATAAAGGTCAGACTGATCCAGATCCTGGCTCAGTTATTCTTATGTGCATTGAGGTACTGACAAGAATTTCTGGAAAGCATGCTCTGTTCCAAATGGATCCTTGCCATCTACAGCAGTGTTTGCGGATACCTGCAGCACTTTTTCAATCTTTCCGTGGGCTTAGACTTTCTGATGCTCCAgcttcatataatttttttatgttttctgaCAACCAAGATAATGGTTCTCTGGAAAGCATGGATTCTTGTACTGTGGATCGACAATTCACAATAGATCTATTTGCTGCATGCTGCAGATTATTGAATACCGTTCTTAAGCATCATAAAAG